A portion of the Magnolia sinica isolate HGM2019 chromosome 17, MsV1, whole genome shotgun sequence genome contains these proteins:
- the LOC131231352 gene encoding dirigent protein 2-like, protein MSNTHIFILFIAIFFYVAYNLPTTKPKETNLVFYVHDYLTGHDASAATVAGKSGPSSSILHFGTILVVDDVVTEGPTLESAVIGRAQGMYINSALDGKGLHLVFSVIFTGGPYNGSTLEIQGADLFSLKVREFGVLSGTGFFRFVKGYGFMETEFLDLASLRGILKLNVTVRHY, encoded by the coding sequence ATGTCCAATACCCACATCTTCATTCTCTTCATAGCCATCTTCTTCTATGTAGCCTACAACTTACCTACAACCAAACCCAAAGAAACCAACCTTGTGTTCTATGTACATGACTACCTGACCGGCCACGACGCATCGGCGGCAACCGTCGCGGGAAAATCTGGCCCGAGCTCCAGCATTCTACACTTTGGGACCATCCTAGTCGTTGATGATGTGGTCACTGAGGGGCCCACATTGGAATCGGCGGTGATCGGCCGAGCACAAGGCATGTACATAAACTCCGCGTTGGACGGTAAGGGGTTGCACCTTGTTTTCTCTGTGATCTTcactggtgggccatacaatgggAGCACATTGGAGATCCAAGGGGCTGATTTGTTCTCTCTAAAGGTTCGAGAATTTGGCGTTTTGTCGGGGACCGGCTTTTTTCGGTTTGTGAAGGGGTATGGGTTTATGGAGACTGAGTTCTTGGATTTGGCTAGTTTGAGAGGTATTCTCAAGCTCAATGTAACAGTTAGACATTACTAA